TTTTACTGTGCTGGGCCATGGTGAAATTTATCTACCGAGACATTCCTCTGGAGGATGATGATGCAGCTTGAAGTCATTCTGCCGCTGGTTGCTTATCTTATTGTGGTGTTTGGTCTCTCAGTCTACGCCATGCGTAAACGGCAAACCGGCACCTTCCTGAATGAATATTTCCTCGGCAGCCGCTCAATGGGCGGGATCGTGCTGGCGATGACGCTGACCGCGACCTACATCAGCGCCAGTTCGTTTATCGGTGGACCTGGTGCTGCCTACAAATACGGGCTGGGCTGGGTATTACTGGCCATGATTCAGCTCCCCGCCGTCTGGCTGTCGCTGGGAATACTCGGTAAGAAATTTGCCATTCTTGCCCGTCGCTATAATGCCGTCACCCTCAACGACATGCTGTTTGCCCGCTATCAAAGTCGGCTGCTGGTGTGGCTGGCGAGCCTCAGTCTGTTAGTGGCCTTTGTCGGTGCCATGACCGTGCAGTTCATTGGTGGCGCGCGCCTGCTGGAGACCGCTGCAGGAATACCCTATGAAACAGGCCTGCTGATTTTCGGCGTCAGCATTGCGCTGTATACCGCGTTCGGCGGCTTTCGTGCCAGCGTGCTTAACGACACCATGCAAGGGCTGGTGATGCTGATTGGCACCATCGTGCTGCTGGTCGGCGTCGTGCACGCCGCTGGCGGCCTGAGCCATGCCGTAGAGACCTTAAACGCCATCGACCCGAAACTGGTTTCGCCGCAGGGTGCAGATGACATTCTGTCTCCGACCTTTATGACCTCATTCTGGGTGCTGGTGTGCTTTGGTGTGATCGGTCTGCCGCATACGGCAGTACGCTGCATCTCCTATAAAGACAGCAAAGCCGTACATCGGGGAATTATCATCGGCACCATCGTGGTGGCGATCCTGATGTTCGGCATGCATCTTGCCGGCGCGCTGGGGCGAGCCGTGATCCCCGACCTGACGGTGCCGGATCTGGTTATTCCAACGCTGATGGTGAAAGTACTGCCGCCTTTTGCCGCCGGGATCTTCCTTGCCGCGCCGATGGCGGCCATTATGTCGACGATCAACGCCCAATTGCTGCAAAGTTCCGCTACGATCATTAAAGATCTCTACCTCAACATCCGCCCGGAGCAGTTGCAGAATGAGACACGACTGAAGCGAATGTCGGCAATGATCACCCTGATCTTAGGCGCGCTGTTATTGCTTGCGGCCTGGAAACCGCCAGAGATGATTATCTGGCTGAACCTGCTGGCGTTTGGCGGTCTGGAAGCGGTGTTCTTATGGCCGCTGGTGCTTGGCCTTTACTGGGAGCGCGCAAACGCAACCGGTGCGCTGAGTGCGATGATTGTCGGCGGCGTGCTGTATGCGATTCTCGCCACCTTTAACGTTCAGTACCTGGGCTTCCACCCGATTGTGCCCTCGCTACTGCTAAGTTTGCTGGCTTTCCTGGTTGGAAACCGCTTCGGCTCTCCTGCCCCGCAAGCCGCTGTTTTGACTACTGATAAATAAAGAGTTTTACCATGCCATGGATCCAATTAAAACTGAATACGACGGGCGCTAACGCGGAAGAGTTGAGCGATGCCCTGATGGAAGCGGGTTCCGTTTCCATCACCTTTCAGGACACGCACGACACGCCGGTTTTTGAGCCATTGCCGGGCGAAACCCGCCTGTGGGGCGACACCGATGTCATTGGTCTGTTTGATGCAGAAACTGACATGAAAGAGGTTGTCGCCATCCTGGAACACCATCCGCTGTTGGGTGTCGGTTTCGCGCATAAAATCGAACAACTGGAAGATAAGGACTGGGAACGCGAGTGGATGGACAACTTCCACCCGATGCGTTTTGGCGACCGCCTGTGGATCTGCCCAAGCTGGCGCGATGTACCGGATGAGAATGCCGTCAACGTGATGCTTGACCCCGGTCTGGCGTTTGGTACCGGGACTCATCCCACCACCTCACTGTGCCTGCAGTGGCTCGACAGCCTCGATTTAACCGGCAAGACCGTCATCGACTTTGGCTGCGGTTCTGGCATCCTGGCGATTGCTGCATTGAAACTGGGCGCCGCAAAAGCAATTGGCATCGATATTGACCCACAGGCGATTCAGGCCAGTCGCGATAACGCGCAGCGTAACGGCGTGTCCGAACGTCTGGAACTCTATCTGCCGCAGGATCAGCCAGAGGCTATGAAAGCCGACGTGGTGGTCGCCAATATTCTGGCTGGCCCATTGCGCGAACTGGCACCATTAATCAGCGTCCTGCCCGTTACAGGCGGTCTGCTGGGCCTTTCCGGTATCCTTGCCAGTCAGGCCGACAGCGTGTGTGAAGCCTACACCGATCTCTTCACCCTCGATCCGGTCGTTGAGAAAGAAGAATGGTGTCGTATCACCGGTCGTAAACAGTAATCTTCTCTCATGCACGTGGCCGTATAACCGGCCACGCTTTTCAGCATTTCGTACGCTTCTTTCCCCTCTTTCCTGCGGTAAAATAGTCGCGTAACTCATTGAAGTTACAAATATAAAAATCTATTTAATTTAATGGAAGAATGTTATGAAGCCGTTTTTGAGCAAGGCAGCACTCCTGGCGTTAAGCATTATGCCGTTCACCGCGATGGCGTCGCACTGGAGCTACGAAGGTGAAGGCTCTCCGGAACATTGGGGCTCCCTCAATGAAGAATATAAAACCTGCCAGGCCGGAATGAACCAGTCCCCAATTAATATTGATACCACGCTAAAAGCCCATATTTCCCCACTCAGTATTCACTACTCCGATGGTCCGATAACGCTTCTCAATAATGGGCATACGATTCAGGCCGGACTAAAAAACACCACTGCGGATACAGTATCTATTGATGGTGTCCCCTTCACGTTGCAACAGTTCCACTTTCACTCCCCGAGCGAAAACACCATACATGGGAAACATTACGCGATGGAGATGCACCTTGTGCACAAAGATGCGAAAGGGGCGGTGGCGGTCGTCGCAGTCATGTTCGATAAAGGAGCAGCCAACTCAGAACTGGAAAAGCTCTGGGCAACGATGCCTGAAAAAGCGGAGCAAGACGTGAAAATCACCGTGCAGATGGACCTCAACGCTTTGCTGCCTAAGAGTAAAACCTACTGGCGTTTCAGTGGCTCGCTCACGACACCGCCCTGTTCTGAGGGCGTGACCTGGATTGTCCTTAAACATCCTCTGACGCTTTCCACTGCGCAACTGGAGAAATTTACTCACACCATGCATCACGATAACAGTCGCCCAACACAACCGCTCAACGGTCGGGTAGTGGTTGAATAATCCCTTCACGACGCAATCATCTGCTGAAATGAGAGCATAGTCACATTAAGTCACGATAATCTGCTGATTAATTCAGCAGATTATCTTGTCAGCCCCCATTGTCGCGAAGAAAAAATGAGAAGTTACGCAAAATTATATGCGTACAGATTTTCGCCACATTTTTGTAATGCAATGATTTGTATGGCTAATTATTTAATGGTGTTTACTTTAACGGCGATTCTTTGATCCACCTCAGAGGATTGGTTAAAGTTTGGCCTTTCATCTCGTGCAAAAAATGCGTAATATACGCCGCCTTGCAGTCACAGTATGGTCATTTCTTAACTCATGCGCATCGGACAATACCAGCTTAGAAATCGCCTGATCGCAGCGCCCATGGCTGGCATCACTGACAGACCTTTTCGGACGCTGTGTTATGAGATGGGAGCCGGATTGACCGTATCCGAGATGATGTCGTCTAACCCGCAAGTTTGGGAAAGCGATAAGTCCCGTTTACGGATGGTGCACGTTGATGAGCCAGGAATTCGCACGGTGCAAATTGCCGGTAGCGACCCTGTTGAGATGGCCGATGCCGCACGGATTAACGTGGAAAGCGGTGCCCAAATTATTGATATCAATATGGGGTGCCCGGCTAAAAAAGTGAATCGTAAGCTCGCAGGCTCAGCCCTTTTGCAGTACCCGGATATAGTGAAGTCGATACTAACCGGGGTGGTTAATGCAGTGGATGTTCCTGTTACCCTGAAGATTCGCACCGGCTGGGCTCCGGAACACCGTAACTGCGTAGAGATTGCCCAACTGGCTGAAGACTGTGGCATTCAGGCTCTGACCATTCATGGACGCACCCGCGCCTGTTTGTTCAATGGAGACGCTGAGTACGACAGTATTCGGGCAGTTAAGCAGAAAGTTTCCATTCCGATTATCGCGAATGGTGACATTACTGACCCGCTTAAAGCCAGAGCTGTGCTTGACTATACGGGGGCTGATGCCCTGATGATAGGCCGCGCAGCTCAGGGAAGACCCTGGATCTTTCGGGAAATCCAGCATTATCTGGACACTGGGGAGTTGCTATCCCCCCTGCCTCTGGCAGAGGTTAAGCGCTTGCTTTGTGCGCATGTTCGGGAACTGCATGACTTTTATGGCCAGGCAAAAGGGTACCGAATCGCGCGTAAACACGTCTCCTGGTATCTCCAGGAGCACGCTCCAAATGACCAGTTTCGGCGCACATTCAACGCCATTGAGGATGCCAGCGAACAGCTGGAGGCGTTGGAGGCATACTTCGAAAATTTTGCGTAAACAGAAATAAAGAGCTGACAGAACTATGTTCGAACAACGCGTAAATTCTGACGTACTGACCGTTTCTACCGTTAACTCTCAGGATCAGGTAACCCAAAAACCCCTGCGTGACTCGGTTAAACAGGCACTGAAGAACTATTTTGCTCAACTGAACGGTCAGGATGTTAATGACCTCTATGAGCTGGTACTGGCTGAAGTAGAACAGCCCCTGTTGGACATGGTGATGCAATACACCCGTGGTAACCAGACCCGCGCTGCTCTGATGATGGGCATCAACCGTGGTACGCTGCGTAAAAAATTGAAAAAATACGGCATGAACTAATCTCGATTAGCTAATTGCTTGTTTAAAAAGGCGCTACTCGGCATGGGGAAGCGCCTTTTTTATACGCATCTTTTGTGGAGCAGGTATGAACTCACGATTTGAACCACAGTACTTTGGTGATGATTCCGCGTCGATCATCCATGGAGATGCACTAACAGAGCTCAAAAAGCTCCCCGCGGAAAGCGTCGATTTAATCTTTGCCGACCCACCTTACAATATCGGAAAGGATTTTGACGGAATGGTGGAGTCCTGGGACGAAAGCGTCTTCCTGGACTGGCTGTACGCGTGCATAGAAGAGTGCCATCGGGTACTGAAAAAACAGGGCACGATGTACATCATGAACAGCACCGAAAACATGCCACATATCGATCTCAAATGCAGAACGCTGTTTACCATCAAAAGCCGGATCGTCTGGTCTTATGACAGTTCGGGCGTGCAGGCGAAGAAATTTTTTGGCTCAATGTATGAACCCATTCTGATGATGGTCAAAGATGCCAGACAGTACACCTTCAACAGTAACGCCATTCTGGTCGAGACCAAAACCGGCGCGAAAAGAGCGCTGATCGACTATCGTAAAAACCCGCCGCAGCCATACAATACGCAAAAAGTTCCGGGTAACGTCTGGGAATTCTCCCGCGTACGATATTTGATGGATGAATATGAAAACCATCCGACGCAAAAACCCGTCGCCCTGCTAAAGCGGATCATTCTGGCCTCCTCAAATCCCGGCGATACCGTGCTGGATCCCTTCGCGGGTAGCTTTACGACAGGCGCTGTGGCCGTGGAATCCGCGCGGAAATTTATCGGTATTGAAGTCAATAATGAGTATGTGAAGATGGGGCTCAGGCGACTGAACGTCAGTTCACACTACTCCGCGGAAGACCTGACAAAAGTCAAAAAGAGAAAGACTAAAAACCTGTCGAAAAAGAGTCGAACGGCATCGGATGTGGTGAAGATCACAGCAAAGTAAAAGCATTGTAAGCCTGCTTTTCAGAAGGCGTTTTTCGTGTATATTTCCTGCACGCATGGGCATGAATACACAGGATTTAGCAATGATTCGTAAGTATTGGTGGCTGGTTGTGTTTGCCGTCTCCGTTTTCCTTTTTGATGCATTACTGATTCAGTGGATTGAGCTGATCACCACAGAAGTCGATAAATGCCGCAATATGGATTCTGTTAATCCGCTCAAACTGGTCAACTGCACCGATCTGCAATAGCGTTTGATTGATAAACAAGAGAAATAATTATATTTTTCTGTCACCTTTATTCCGGTGTTAATTGCAACACGTTTCCATCAGGCACTAACATCCTTAATACATTATCCACCAGCGCTGGAGCCTGCTGATAGAGATCGTAGCGGGTGGAACTCATCAACCAGTTTTTCACAATGCCGCTAAAACTACCATGAATAATAATTAAGACGACGTCTAAATCCAGGGTTCTGGAAATCAACCCTTCCGTCATACTCGCCTGCAATGCGTCGCGTAGTCCCTTCTGGCTAAACCCAATTTTCTCTCGTATTTCTTGCTCTGATATCATGCCTTCATGAAATTCACATTTATGATATAAAATTTGCAGCAACGCCTGTTGCCGGGGAATTTCTGCGATATATTGCAACCCGACAATTAACTTTTCACGCAACTGCTGTAAGGGATTATCGCTAATATGCAAAGTTAACCGATCCTGAATAAGATCCCGTAATGGGGGCTGCTGCTGCCAGAGTTCATTGAAGAGCTGCGTTTTGTTGTCAAAATGCCAGTAGATAGCGCCCCGTGTAACCTGGGCCGCGTCCGCAATATCGTTAAGCGTCGTATTGGCAACACCTCGCGTAGCAAACTGGATGATTGCTGTCTCAATCAAAAGTTGTCGCGTTTTCAACGCTTCGGCTTTTGTTTTCTTAGCCATAGGTTATAGTATCAGGGAAGAATAAAAAACAAGAATAAGACGACTCATAGTCATCGATGAAAAGGCACTGTATCATTTCATCCGTTCAGAGATGAAATAAAAGCGAACCATCTCAGCACAGAATACTAAAATAAACACCATGAATGAAATATGAAAAACACATTCACGCCACAGATACATTTCAAAATAAATTAAGACACAACAAAGCATAACAAAATAGATCAAAAAGATAAGGACCTCTTTTTTTGTTTTTACGTGCCGTAACCCAGAGCATAAAATAAGTATTGCTTACATCGCTCGCTAATAATTTGTAGGATAGCCAACAATTATTTCTTCGTGCACGTTATCGCCTTACCATTTTCCGGTAAATAACGAGCGATTGGTTTTTAAGGAACAGTAATGACGAAACATGCCAGGTTTTCACTCCTGCCCTCATTTATCCTCATCTCTGCTGCGTTACTTGTCGGTTGTGACGATCAGGGAGATAAACAAGCTCAGACAACTGAACCACAGGTGACCGTTCACGTGGTCACTACCGCACCATTAGCGGTAACGACCGAACTGCCCGGACGCACCTCTGCATTCCGCATTGCAGAAGTACGTCCGCAGGTCAGTGGTATTGTTCTTAAAAGGAATTTCACCGAGGGCAGCGATGTCGAGGCCGGGCAGTCACTGTATCAAATCGATCCTGCCACCTGGCAGGCAGAATACAACAGCGCGAAAGGAGAACTGGCGAAAAGCGAAGCCGCTGCCGCCATCGCTCATCTGACGGTTAAGCGCTATGTCCCGCTGGTAGGGACAAAATATATTAGTCAACAGGAATACGACCAGGCAGTGGCCGAGGCACGTCAGGCTGATGCGACGGTTATCGCAGCGCAAGCTGCCGTTGAAAGCGCACGCATCAATCTTGCTTACACCAAAGTCACCTCGCCGATCGGTGGCCGTATTGGCAAATCCAGCGTGACTGAAGGCGCGCTGGTGACCAACGGTCAGGCGACAGCCCTGGCCACCGTACAGCAACTCGATCCTATCTATGTCGATGTCACACAGTCCAGCAGCGACTTCATGCATCTTAAACAGTCCATTGAACAAGGCAGCCTGCACAAGGACAACTCCAGTAGCAATGTCCAACTGGTGATGGAAAACGGTACGGCGTATCCCCTGAAAGGGACATTACAGTTCTCTGATGTCACGGTGGATGAAAGCACGGGCTCTATCACCCTTCGCGCCGTCTTCCCTAACCCGCAGCATACTCTGCTGCCGGGGATGTTTGTTCGCGCACGCATTGACGAAGGCATTCAGCCAAACGCCATTCTGATCCCTCAACAGGGTGTAACGCGTACGCCCCGAGGTGATGCGACAGTGCTGGTCGTCAATAACCAAAGCCAGGTTGAACCCCGCTCTGTTATCGCCTCACAGGCCATTGGTGACAAATGGCTGATTAGCGAAGGCTTACAACCCGGCGACCAGGTGATTGTCAGCGGAATACAAAAAGCCCATCCAGGCGTGAAGGTGAAAGCCACCACGGATGCCAATACCCCTGCGGCGAAAGCGGCGCAATAAGGTCACCGGATATGGCAAATTTTTTCATTAGACGTCCGATCTTTGCCTGGGTACTGGCCATCATTCTGATGCTGGCGGGAGCCCTGGCGATTATGCAACTGCCTGTTGCGCAATACCCAACTATCGCACCGCCTGCGGTCGCGATTTCCGCGACCTACCCTGGGGCCGATGCGCAAACGGTGCAGGATACCGTGACTCAGGTTATCGAACAGAATATGAACGGTATTGATAACCTGATGTATATGTCATCCACCAGCGACTCTGCGGGTAGTGTGACCATCACGTTAACCTTTCAGTCCGGGACCGATCCGGATATCGCCCAGGTTCAGGTGCAGAACAAGCTGCAATTGGCGACGCCGTTGCTGCCTCAGGAAGTACAACAGCAAGGGATTAGCGTAGAAAAATCGAGCAGCAGCTTCTTGTTAGTCGCAGGCTTTGTTTCTGACAATCCGCAAACGACTCAGGACGATATTTCCGACTACGTTGCCTCAAACGTGAAAGATACGATCAGCCGCCAGGGCGGTGTAGGTGATGTCCAACTCTTTGGCGCGCAGTACGCAATGCGTATCTGGCTGGATGCCAATTTGCTGAACAAATACCAGCTCACGCCGGTTGAAGTCATCAATCAGTTGAAAGTGCAGAACGACCAGATCGCAGCCGGTCAGTTGGGCGGAACGCCTGCGCTGCCGGGTCAACAGTTGAACGCCTCCATCATTGCGCAGACGCGCCTGAAAGATCCCGAGGAATTCGGCAAAGTCACATTACGGGTAAACAGTGACGGTTCCACCGTTCGCCTTAAAGATGTTGCGCGTATTGAACTTGGGGGGGAAAGCTATAACGTTGTCGCCCGAATTAACGGTAAACCGGCAGCGGGCCTGGGAATCAAGCTGGCGACCGGAGCCAATGCTCTGGATACCGCAAAGGCGATCAAAGACAAACTCGTCGAGCTACAACCTTTCTTCCCACAAGGGATGAAAGTCGTTTATCCCTACGACACGACACCGTTTGTAAAGATCTCCATTCACGAAGTGGTGAAAACGCTGTTCGAAGCGATTGTCCTGGTCTTCCTCGTGATGTATCTGTTTTTGCAGAACATCCGCGCAACGCTCATTCCGACCATTGCGGTTCCCGTCGTGCTGCTGGGTACGTTTGCGATCCTCTCGGCGTTTGGCTACTCGATCAACACCCTGACGATGTTCGGGATGGTACTGGCGATCGGCCTTCTGGTCGATGACGCCATCGTGGTGGTGGAAAACGTTGAACGCGTAATGATGGAGGACAAGTTGTCGCCCAAGGAGGCAACGGAAAAATCCATGTCCCAGATCCAGGGGGCGCTGGTTGGAATCGCGATGGTGCTGTCCGCTGTCTTCATCCCGATGGCTTTCTTCGGTGGCTCCACCGGGGCTATTTACCGCCAGTTTTCTATCACCATCGTATCCGCAATGGCACTCTCCGTTCTGGTGGCATTGATCCTGACCCCAGCACTTTGCGCAACGCTGCTTAAACCGTTGTCAACTGAGCACCACGAGCAGAAAGGGGGATTCTTCGGCTGGTTTAATGCCAAATTTGACCTCAGCGTCAACCACTACACCAGCAGCGTCAGCGGTATTGTACGCAACACCGGACGCTACCTGATTATCTACGTCCTGATTTTCGTCGGGATGGCGGTATTGTTTCTACGTCTGCCGACCTCCTTCCTCCCTGAAGAAGATCAGGGGGTATTCATGACAATGATCCAGCTGCCTGCCGGGGCAACCCAGGAACGAACCCAAAAAGTGCTGGATCAGGTTACGCATTACTACCTGAGTAACGAAAAAGCGAACGTTGAAAGTGTATTTACGGTCAATGGCTTCAGCTTTAGCGGTCAGGCGCAGAACGCAGGCCTGGCTTTCATCAGCCTAAAACCCTGGGACGAGCGTAGTGGCAAGGAAAACAGCGTCGAAGCGGTGATTGCGCGCGCGACTCACGCCTTCAGTCAGATCCCGGATGGGCTGGTCTTTCCCTTCAACATGCCGGCGATTATTGAACTGGGCACCGCGACCGGCTTCGACTTTGAGCTCATTGACCAGGGGGGACTGGGTCATGCCGGACTAACCTCCGCGCGTAATCAGCTATTGGGCATGGTGGCTAAGCACTCTGATCTGCTGGTCCGTGTTCGCCCTAACGGTCTGGAGGATACTCCACAGTTCAAGCTGGATGTTGACCAGGAAAAAGCGCAGGCGCTTGGCGTTGCCTTGTCAGACATTAACGAAACGATCTCTGCATCACTCGGTGGCTCCTATGTTAACGACTTTATTGACCGGGGACGTGTGAAGAAAGTCTATGTTCAGGCGGATGCGAAATTCCGTATGTTGCCAGAGGACATCAACAATCTGTACGTTCGAAGCGCCAACGGCAAGATGGTCCCCTTCTCTGCCTTTAGTACCGCCCGCTGGGTGTATGGTTCTCCACGTCTGGAACGCTACAACGGCATGCCATCGATGGAGATACTGGGGGAAGCGGCACCAGGACGTAGCACCGGAGAGGCGATGGCGTTGATGGAAGATCTCGCATCAAAACTGCCAAATGGCATCGGCCATGACTGGACGGGAATGTCATATCAGGAACGGCTGTCCGGCAATCAGGCACCGGCCCTGTATGCCATCTCGCTGATCGTCGTGTTCCTCTGTCTTGCCGCACTGTATGAAAGCTGGTCCATTCCGTTCTCAGTAATGCTGGTTGTCCCGCTCGGTGTTGTAGGCGCGCTTCTGGCCGCCTCCCTGCGCGGGCTGAATAACGACGTCTATTTCCAGGTCGGGCTATTAACCACGATTGGACTTTCCGCGAAAAACGCCATTCTGATCGTGGAATTTGCCAAGGATCTGATGGAAAAGGAAGGTCGTGGCCTGATCGAGGCAACGCTTGAGGCTGCACGTATGCGTCTACGCCCTATTCTGATGACCTCACTCGCGTTCATCCTCGGCGTAATGCCGCTGGTCATCAGTCGGGGAGCGGGAAGCGGCGCCCAGAATGCGGTCGGAACCGGTGTGATGGGAGGGATGCTGACGGCAACGCTGCTGGCCATCTTCTTTGTTCCGGTCTTCTTTGTCGTCGTCAGAGGCCGATTTAACAAATCTCAGGGGTAATATGTAAATAAAGGCGTCGACGGACGCCTTTTTCCTTCTGGTCTCTTTCTTTATTTATTAAACAGATAGTCATTTGCTCTGCATAATACGAAATTCACTCCTCCATTATTTTTACAATCCACATGAATTGAGATTATTCCATATGCCAATCTTTTTTTTAGCGGTGGTAAAATTCGTTTCGTATACGCAAAGCAGCATTCACTGTTGCTGTTTTTGCGGAACGCTTATTTTTTGAGGTAACACCATGAAAAGATTAATTCCAGTGGCACTGCTCACGGCATTGCTGGCGGGTTGTGCCCACGATTCCCCCTGCGTTCCGGTTTATGATGATCAGGGGCGCCTCGTTCATACCAATACCTGTATGAAAGGGACAACTCAGGATAACTGGGAAACCGCGGGCGCTATTGCTGGCGGGGCCGCAGCGGTTGCGGGTCTGACGATGGGGATCATCGCGCTGTCGAAATAACACTCTCAGAGCGCGGTACTTGCCGCGCTTTTAGCTTAAGTTCATCGTTTTTCATATCATACAAAGTATTGAAAAAT
The DNA window shown above is from Citrobacter farmeri and carries:
- a CDS encoding efflux RND transporter permease subunit → MANFFIRRPIFAWVLAIILMLAGALAIMQLPVAQYPTIAPPAVAISATYPGADAQTVQDTVTQVIEQNMNGIDNLMYMSSTSDSAGSVTITLTFQSGTDPDIAQVQVQNKLQLATPLLPQEVQQQGISVEKSSSSFLLVAGFVSDNPQTTQDDISDYVASNVKDTISRQGGVGDVQLFGAQYAMRIWLDANLLNKYQLTPVEVINQLKVQNDQIAAGQLGGTPALPGQQLNASIIAQTRLKDPEEFGKVTLRVNSDGSTVRLKDVARIELGGESYNVVARINGKPAAGLGIKLATGANALDTAKAIKDKLVELQPFFPQGMKVVYPYDTTPFVKISIHEVVKTLFEAIVLVFLVMYLFLQNIRATLIPTIAVPVVLLGTFAILSAFGYSINTLTMFGMVLAIGLLVDDAIVVVENVERVMMEDKLSPKEATEKSMSQIQGALVGIAMVLSAVFIPMAFFGGSTGAIYRQFSITIVSAMALSVLVALILTPALCATLLKPLSTEHHEQKGGFFGWFNAKFDLSVNHYTSSVSGIVRNTGRYLIIYVLIFVGMAVLFLRLPTSFLPEEDQGVFMTMIQLPAGATQERTQKVLDQVTHYYLSNEKANVESVFTVNGFSFSGQAQNAGLAFISLKPWDERSGKENSVEAVIARATHAFSQIPDGLVFPFNMPAIIELGTATGFDFELIDQGGLGHAGLTSARNQLLGMVAKHSDLLVRVRPNGLEDTPQFKLDVDQEKAQALGVALSDINETISASLGGSYVNDFIDRGRVKKVYVQADAKFRMLPEDINNLYVRSANGKMVPFSAFSTARWVYGSPRLERYNGMPSMEILGEAAPGRSTGEAMALMEDLASKLPNGIGHDWTGMSYQERLSGNQAPALYAISLIVVFLCLAALYESWSIPFSVMLVVPLGVVGALLAASLRGLNNDVYFQVGLLTTIGLSAKNAILIVEFAKDLMEKEGRGLIEATLEAARMRLRPILMTSLAFILGVMPLVISRGAGSGAQNAVGTGVMGGMLTATLLAIFFVPVFFVVVRGRFNKSQG
- a CDS encoding membrane protein, translating into MKRLIPVALLTALLAGCAHDSPCVPVYDDQGRLVHTNTCMKGTTQDNWETAGAIAGGAAAVAGLTMGIIALSK